Proteins from a single region of Chloroherpeton thalassium ATCC 35110:
- a CDS encoding WD40 repeat domain-containing protein, with product MGLAQKKLRKLQKEYRQIDGDISKQLHKSLTKLAKQRPKKWEIKDTTRYNKLLANYNAKKERVSTAYENKADRLKRSKHRQIMQVLNQSYTDKVKLFLGKYDSTQETFDLKVRGAGYNFPANVAVPKGQVEAFKKNFRKAKAFGTFRIVENQKPYLVRVKAYINGRRYNPFVPLAYYNFQRETLPGGKPVISFSPNGRYMSLASGGAAAGSQLTVWDTYYWQDVVKMETKPDDDISNFWPSKAIFDPNGKYLIAGGMKPDPRALPTTKVFSIRKWKELKTLNGCDANFSTDGKYLISVINDKDKKVWRMGTWEDQRKNFLTDQEYKEWVGTLEESSKVNEQYKSTALFRIERYDRDTILVVETQTGKVAAKIPAITPYENPPKELTNMAAIRSLREKEFYDEEIFTGISPDGNTLIRVFTHTYPIPGEEKGREYSSHVHFWRLLWNKYNYN from the coding sequence GTGGGTCTCGCTCAGAAAAAACTTCGAAAACTTCAGAAAGAATACCGCCAAATCGATGGTGATATTTCCAAACAACTCCATAAATCTCTAACAAAGCTGGCGAAGCAACGACCCAAAAAATGGGAAATTAAAGACACCACACGATACAATAAGCTTCTTGCGAACTACAACGCCAAAAAGGAAAGAGTCTCAACTGCTTATGAAAACAAAGCCGACCGGTTGAAGCGAAGTAAGCATCGGCAAATCATGCAAGTGCTCAACCAGTCTTACACCGACAAAGTGAAGCTGTTCTTAGGAAAATATGATTCCACGCAGGAAACCTTTGACCTTAAAGTTAGAGGCGCGGGCTACAACTTTCCGGCAAATGTAGCTGTTCCAAAAGGTCAGGTTGAGGCGTTTAAGAAAAATTTTCGCAAGGCCAAAGCATTTGGCACTTTTCGAATTGTTGAAAACCAAAAGCCTTATTTGGTACGGGTGAAAGCTTATATCAATGGGCGGCGCTATAATCCGTTTGTTCCGCTTGCTTACTATAACTTTCAGCGCGAAACTCTGCCTGGCGGAAAGCCAGTCATCAGTTTCAGTCCAAATGGGCGATACATGTCGCTGGCGAGCGGTGGCGCTGCAGCAGGTAGCCAATTAACCGTCTGGGATACTTATTATTGGCAAGATGTGGTTAAAATGGAAACGAAGCCCGACGACGATATTTCAAACTTTTGGCCAAGCAAAGCTATTTTTGATCCGAATGGAAAATATTTGATTGCAGGCGGCATGAAACCCGATCCGCGTGCGCTTCCCACTACCAAAGTTTTTTCCATAAGAAAATGGAAAGAACTCAAAACGCTCAATGGCTGCGATGCGAACTTTTCGACAGACGGCAAATATTTGATTTCTGTTATCAACGATAAGGATAAGAAAGTTTGGCGTATGGGAACTTGGGAAGATCAGCGCAAGAATTTTTTAACTGATCAAGAATACAAAGAATGGGTTGGCACGCTCGAAGAATCGAGCAAAGTAAACGAACAATATAAAAGTACGGCCTTATTTAGAATTGAGCGCTACGATCGCGATACCATTTTAGTTGTTGAAACTCAGACAGGGAAAGTGGCGGCTAAAATTCCGGCCATCACGCCGTATGAAAATCCGCCAAAAGAGTTAACAAACATGGCCGCGATCCGATCCCTTCGCGAAAAAGAGTTTTACGATGAAGAAATCTTTACTGGCATTTCGCCTGATGGCAACACGCTCATTCGCGTTTTCACGCACACGTATCCCATTCCGGGTGAGGAAAAAGGCCGCGA
- a CDS encoding bifunctional GNAT family N-acetyltransferase/carbon-nitrogen hydrolase family protein, producing MEAKKDSRSIDNIELVFLKMEDYEEVKNSMKEAYANMQQAYWKERHIKTLIEKFPEGQIGIKVNNELAGCALSIIVDYSMFDDKHTYKEITGGYTFNTHTSNGDKLYGIDVFVRPKYRGLRLGRRLYDYRKELCEKLNLKGIVFGGRIPNYHQYSESMSPREYIENVRKKEIHDPVLDFQMSNDFHPARVLKGYLEGDKESQEYAVLLEWDNVYYEKKTNTAAMKKSIVRLGLIQWQMRLYKDFEELMHQAEYFVDAVSGYRADFALFPEFFNAPLMSKYNHLSVPEAIRKLAGYTEEITKRFAELAISYNINIITGSMPEMVNNNLYNVGYLCKRDGGVEKFEKLHVTPDEAKVWGLQGGSTIQAFDTDCGRIGILICYDVEFPELSRILAEDGMDILFVPFLTDTQNGYSRVRSCAQARAVENECYVAIAGSVGNLPKVHNMDIQYAQSVVFTPCDFSFPTNGIKAEATPNTEMILIADVDIDMLRELNQLGSVRNLKDRRTDIYSIKRLNK from the coding sequence ATGGAAGCAAAAAAAGATAGTCGTTCAATTGACAACATCGAGTTGGTTTTCCTGAAGATGGAAGACTATGAAGAAGTGAAAAACTCAATGAAAGAAGCCTATGCCAATATGCAGCAAGCTTATTGGAAAGAGCGTCATATAAAAACGTTGATTGAGAAATTTCCTGAAGGACAAATCGGCATCAAGGTTAATAATGAACTGGCTGGCTGCGCATTATCGATTATCGTGGATTATTCAATGTTTGATGATAAGCACACTTATAAGGAGATCACCGGCGGATATACGTTTAATACGCATACTTCAAATGGCGATAAGCTATATGGCATAGATGTTTTTGTCAGGCCAAAATATAGAGGGTTAAGGCTCGGACGGCGTTTATATGATTACCGAAAAGAGCTTTGTGAAAAATTAAACCTGAAAGGAATCGTGTTTGGTGGAAGAATCCCAAATTATCATCAGTATTCCGAGTCGATGTCGCCTCGTGAATACATTGAAAACGTCAGAAAAAAAGAGATACACGACCCGGTTTTAGATTTTCAGATGTCCAATGACTTTCATCCGGCACGCGTTCTTAAGGGATATCTGGAAGGCGACAAAGAATCTCAAGAATACGCCGTGCTGCTGGAATGGGATAATGTTTATTATGAAAAGAAAACCAACACGGCGGCGATGAAAAAATCCATTGTCAGATTAGGGTTGATACAGTGGCAAATGCGATTGTATAAAGACTTCGAAGAGTTGATGCATCAAGCGGAGTATTTTGTTGATGCGGTTTCCGGTTACAGGGCGGACTTTGCGCTGTTTCCTGAGTTTTTTAATGCGCCGTTGATGTCTAAATACAATCATCTTTCCGTGCCGGAGGCAATTAGGAAATTAGCGGGCTATACAGAAGAAATAACGAAGCGATTCGCAGAATTGGCCATTTCATACAACATCAACATTATAACCGGCAGCATGCCCGAAATGGTGAATAATAACCTATACAATGTTGGCTATTTATGTAAGAGAGATGGCGGCGTAGAAAAATTTGAGAAATTGCATGTGACGCCCGATGAAGCAAAAGTGTGGGGATTGCAAGGCGGTTCTACAATTCAGGCCTTCGATACGGATTGTGGAAGAATCGGAATATTGATTTGCTACGATGTCGAGTTCCCTGAGTTAAGTAGAATTTTAGCTGAGGACGGGATGGACATTCTTTTTGTCCCATTTTTAACAGATACGCAAAACGGCTACTCTCGGGTAAGAAGCTGCGCCCAAGCCAGAGCGGTGGAAAATGAATGTTATGTGGCGATTGCTGGTAGTGTAGGCAACTTGCCAAAAGTGCACAATATGGATATTCAATATGCCCAATCCGTTGTTTTCACGCCGTGCGATTTTTCATTTCCAACCAACGGCATAAAGGCCGAAGCGACACCAAATACCGAAATGATACTTATTGCCGATGTTGATATTGATATGCTACGCGAGTTAAATCAGCTCGGGAGCGTTCGCAACTTAAAGGATAGGCGAACAGACATCTATTCAATTAAGCGTTTGAACAAATAG
- the glgP gene encoding alpha-glucan family phosphorylase, which yields MSSSLSKQTSNNTQSIPEQIALLKKLSKNLWWSWNADAQNVFSELSPRLWSKYNHSPIKVMQNVSEAELAATLSEKDYAEKVQSVLARFEEYLSEKNTWAATHADEFTANPVAYFSAEFGLHESLPIYSGGLGILAGDHIKSASDLGLNFIGVTLYYREGYFQQHLSMDGWQQEEYPLHPASTLPLEPVLDDAGKPVTVAIELAHSIVHVCAWTIKVGRAKLYLLDTNLEENEEHYRDITCHVYGGDATTRINQEIVLGIGGTRFLHKLGIKPAVYHMNEGHSGFLTLELLRRELDCGKSLDDAIAAVKPQCVFTTHTPVPAGHDRFSRDLMDYSLGKFAETMKIDFDTLMRLGKEHHNEPQNQFTMTVLCLNMSRAANGVSELNGVVAREMWQHLFQKENPNDVPIGHITNGVHTKTWMRDRTEAFWSFYTNNEQDFFSDPEHLAEILERIPDDSLWGLRYRLKRDLIEFVRYRLERQMSRTGMDNGFWASDFLSTDVLTIGFARRFATYKRAPLIFSDIDRIAAILSNSEKPVQIIFSGKAHPRDNEGKKFIQRIFQISRMPQFMGKVVFLENYDMNVARYLISGVDLWLNNPLRPLEASGTSGEKVIAHGGLNCSILDGWWREGYNGQNGWAIGKDENQPSTHEQSELDAKMLYEILETDIVPTYYARDSRNLPTEWIKKMRASILSLLPVYNTHRMVRDYCEKYYKSGKNA from the coding sequence ATGTCAAGTAGCCTGTCGAAACAAACCTCAAATAACACACAATCAATTCCTGAACAAATTGCTCTCTTAAAAAAGCTCTCCAAAAATTTGTGGTGGTCGTGGAATGCGGATGCTCAAAATGTTTTTTCGGAGCTTTCGCCGAGACTCTGGTCGAAATACAACCACAGCCCGATCAAAGTGATGCAGAATGTTTCAGAAGCGGAGCTTGCCGCCACGCTCTCTGAAAAAGATTACGCTGAAAAAGTGCAAAGCGTTTTGGCTCGATTCGAAGAATATCTTTCCGAAAAAAACACCTGGGCAGCCACGCACGCCGATGAGTTCACCGCCAATCCCGTGGCGTATTTCAGCGCAGAATTTGGCTTGCATGAATCATTACCAATTTATTCTGGCGGTTTAGGCATTTTGGCAGGTGACCATATTAAATCAGCAAGTGATCTCGGCCTGAATTTTATCGGTGTAACGCTTTACTACCGTGAAGGCTATTTCCAGCAGCATCTTTCGATGGATGGTTGGCAGCAAGAAGAATATCCGCTGCATCCGGCCAGCACGTTGCCGTTGGAGCCAGTGCTGGATGATGCGGGCAAGCCGGTGACGGTTGCGATCGAGCTGGCGCACAGCATCGTTCATGTGTGTGCTTGGACGATCAAAGTTGGGCGGGCAAAATTGTACTTGCTCGACACAAACCTTGAGGAAAACGAAGAACACTATCGTGATATCACTTGCCACGTCTATGGCGGCGATGCAACCACGCGCATCAACCAGGAAATTGTGTTGGGCATTGGCGGCACGCGTTTTCTTCACAAGTTGGGTATTAAGCCGGCTGTTTATCATATGAATGAAGGGCATTCCGGTTTTCTTACGCTGGAACTGCTGCGCCGCGAGTTGGATTGTGGCAAATCGCTTGACGATGCGATTGCTGCGGTGAAACCTCAGTGCGTCTTTACAACACACACGCCTGTGCCCGCCGGTCACGACCGCTTTTCGCGAGACTTGATGGACTACTCGCTTGGAAAATTCGCCGAGACCATGAAGATCGATTTTGACACGCTGATGCGTTTGGGAAAAGAGCATCACAATGAGCCGCAAAATCAATTTACCATGACGGTGCTTTGCTTGAACATGTCGCGTGCCGCAAATGGCGTTTCGGAATTGAACGGCGTGGTGGCCAGAGAAATGTGGCAGCATCTTTTTCAGAAAGAAAATCCGAACGACGTGCCAATCGGGCACATCACCAACGGCGTGCACACCAAAACTTGGATGCGCGATCGCACCGAAGCGTTTTGGTCATTTTATACAAACAATGAGCAAGACTTTTTCTCAGATCCTGAGCATCTGGCCGAAATTTTGGAGCGCATTCCTGATGACTCCTTGTGGGGACTTCGTTATCGGTTGAAGCGTGATTTGATTGAGTTTGTGCGCTATCGCCTTGAGCGCCAAATGTCGAGAACAGGAATGGATAACGGTTTCTGGGCAAGTGATTTTCTATCGACCGATGTGCTCACCATTGGTTTCGCACGGCGATTTGCAACCTACAAACGTGCGCCGCTTATTTTCAGCGACATCGACCGCATTGCTGCTATTTTAAGCAACTCGGAAAAACCGGTTCAAATTATTTTTTCTGGTAAAGCGCATCCGCGCGACAATGAAGGGAAAAAGTTCATCCAGCGAATTTTCCAAATATCCAGAATGCCGCAGTTTATGGGTAAAGTTGTTTTCCTTGAAAACTACGACATGAATGTGGCTCGCTATTTGATTTCCGGTGTCGATTTGTGGCTCAATAACCCGCTCAGGCCGCTTGAAGCCAGTGGCACTTCTGGCGAGAAAGTCATCGCTCATGGCGGGCTGAATTGCAGCATTTTGGACGGCTGGTGGCGCGAAGGCTACAATGGCCAAAATGGCTGGGCAATCGGCAAAGATGAAAATCAGCCCAGCACCCATGAGCAAAGCGAACTCGATGCCAAAATGCTCTACGAAATTCTTGAAACGGACATTGTTCCAACATACTACGCGCGCGATAGCCGCAATTTGCCGACTGAGTGGATCAAAAAAATGAGAGCTTCAATTTTATCTCTATTGCCGGTTTATAATACCCATCGCATGGTGCGAGACTATTGCGAGAAATATTATAAGTCAGGGAAAAATGCGTAA
- a CDS encoding metallophosphoesterase family protein, giving the protein MKIAHISDIHIDHVALPNRSEQFENLIINIFEEGFDHLIITGDVTDVAREEDMLLVKDIFERNGLLDWKKITLIPGNHDLFGKYEFNAERVLSNAIRASGTNSLKKLQIFCEIFRDVMTPNNTARYYFPFVKIFNGPGEGVAIVAFNSVFEFSLANNPIGSRGYIRTEELRAMLDPEVLDVLKGKFVIALCHHAYKILESAIAPYEQAFVWTMELINRSEYVDTLRKIHAKVALHGHLHKTETYEVDGITFMNAGAFKRDQTLVNSLKIHEDGGFSQKFLKFYSTVAV; this is encoded by the coding sequence ATGAAAATCGCACATATTTCTGATATTCATATTGACCATGTCGCTCTTCCTAACCGCTCAGAACAATTTGAAAATCTTATCATTAATATCTTTGAAGAAGGCTTCGATCATCTCATTATTACCGGCGACGTTACAGACGTGGCCAGAGAAGAAGACATGCTTCTGGTTAAAGACATTTTTGAACGCAACGGCTTGCTCGATTGGAAAAAAATCACGCTGATTCCAGGCAACCACGACCTTTTTGGAAAATACGAGTTCAATGCCGAGCGGGTTTTATCCAACGCCATCAGAGCTTCTGGCACCAATTCGCTCAAAAAACTTCAAATTTTCTGCGAAATTTTCCGCGACGTGATGACACCAAATAACACTGCTCGATACTACTTCCCTTTTGTAAAAATTTTTAATGGGCCTGGAGAAGGGGTTGCAATTGTTGCTTTCAATAGCGTTTTTGAGTTTTCTTTAGCCAACAATCCAATTGGCTCGCGCGGCTACATTAGAACCGAAGAACTTCGCGCCATGCTTGACCCCGAGGTTTTGGACGTGCTTAAAGGAAAATTTGTTATCGCGCTTTGCCATCACGCCTATAAAATTCTGGAGTCGGCTATCGCGCCTTACGAACAAGCTTTTGTCTGGACAATGGAACTGATCAACCGAAGTGAATATGTCGATACGCTCAGAAAAATTCATGCAAAAGTCGCGCTGCATGGCCATTTGCATAAAACCGAAACGTATGAAGTGGATGGCATCACGTTTATGAATGCGGGCGCATTTAAACGTGACCAAACTTTGGTAAATTCACTCAAAATTCATGAGGACGGCGGGTTTAGCCAAAAATTTTTAAAATTTTATAGTACCGTTGCTGTTTAA
- a CDS encoding YecH family metal-binding protein produces the protein MNNLHGHVILEKLIQSPRVYTRQKLQQEIEAKYGRDVVFYACGGENMSLSDLLQYLFNQGKIAEKDGLLTAFADKMCSHDH, from the coding sequence ATGAACAATTTGCACGGACATGTGATTCTTGAAAAGCTCATTCAATCGCCGCGTGTTTATACACGACAAAAGCTGCAGCAAGAAATTGAAGCCAAATATGGCAGAGATGTTGTTTTTTACGCATGTGGCGGAGAGAACATGTCGCTTAGCGACCTGCTCCAATACCTATTCAATCAGGGGAAAATCGCAGAAAAAGATGGCCTGCTAACCGCATTTGCAGATAAAATGTGCAGCCACGACCACTAA
- a CDS encoding metalloenzyme domain-containing protein, translated as MKLIFLFLDGVGLATRTETNPFHLYDMPKLRDALGLGFFLEDAAVQMPSLVFKPIDSGLGCEGTGQSGTGQFSIYTGFNGAQLFGRHYGPFLPSTLRATLAQENIFKKLKLFGKKPCYANAFPDSFINANLVLREQGKIRSSVLFEAAVIEAIQLRNNKDLKEKKAVSGDIISWWWGQNEAHGDSDVPVILPEEAAENLIDLFECYDAVFFEFFLADYAGHRRIKTHASEIVSRLDAYLASVLSRLPGDALFILTSDHGNFEDNSHDRHTLNPVPLLVKGLYAEAFQQITGIHEIVPSMLSVLKNEN; from the coding sequence ATGAAGTTGATTTTTCTTTTTCTGGATGGCGTGGGCTTGGCCACACGCACGGAAACAAATCCTTTTCATCTTTACGATATGCCCAAACTCAGAGACGCTCTGGGTCTGGGCTTTTTTCTTGAAGATGCAGCCGTTCAAATGCCGTCGTTGGTTTTTAAACCGATCGATTCGGGGTTGGGATGCGAAGGCACTGGCCAAAGTGGAACGGGGCAGTTTTCAATTTACACGGGGTTTAATGGGGCACAGCTTTTTGGACGGCATTATGGCCCTTTTTTGCCGTCGACGCTGCGGGCGACTTTAGCACAGGAAAATATTTTCAAAAAGTTGAAGTTGTTTGGCAAAAAGCCATGCTATGCAAATGCTTTTCCCGATTCCTTCATCAACGCCAATCTTGTTTTAAGAGAGCAGGGAAAAATTCGTAGTTCGGTGCTTTTCGAGGCTGCTGTAATTGAAGCGATTCAACTTCGGAACAACAAGGATTTAAAAGAGAAAAAAGCCGTTTCTGGAGACATTATTAGCTGGTGGTGGGGCCAAAATGAAGCGCATGGCGATAGCGATGTGCCGGTTATTTTGCCGGAAGAAGCGGCGGAAAACTTGATCGATTTGTTTGAATGCTACGATGCCGTTTTTTTCGAATTTTTCCTGGCTGATTATGCAGGGCATCGCCGAATTAAAACCCACGCTTCTGAAATTGTTTCCCGCTTAGATGCGTATTTGGCGTCTGTTTTAAGCCGCTTGCCCGGTGACGCGCTGTTTATCTTAACAAGCGATCATGGGAATTTTGAGGATAATTCCCACGATCGACATACTTTAAATCCTGTGCCATTGCTGGTAAAAGGCTTATATGCAGAAGCGTTTCAGCAAATAACAGGCATTCACGAAATTGTGCCAAGCATGCTCTCTGTGCTCAAAAATGAAAATTGA
- the lysA gene encoding diaminopimelate decarboxylase: protein MPTDSFFHYQNGSLYCEGVPVSEVSKQYGSPVFVTSKASILSQYHAFEEAFQSLNHLTCYSVKANYNLEVIKVLVDAGCGFDVNSGGELFRALKAGAEPSKIIMAGVGKTAEEIEYALSTGIMMIKAESQSELILINEIAKKNNLVAPVGIRVNPNVLAETHPYITTGDSEEKFGIDETLAEETFSLIKRLENLNLIGLDMHIGSQIFDTLPYYEATLKLLGVKNIAESMGFEIEHIDIGGGFPVTYNAEKPATPIAEFAKKLVPILSNLNAKVIFEPGRYMVANASVLLTKVLYRKQNYKDKIFLIVDSAMTELLRPSLYKSHHDVLAVAKKDNEILADIVGPVCESGDFFARARKVGDVQEGELLAVMSSGAYGSVMGSNYNARLKPAEVLVSGDAHKLIRKRESYEQLIQNEML from the coding sequence GTGCCGACAGATTCATTTTTTCATTATCAAAATGGGAGTCTCTATTGTGAGGGGGTTCCAGTATCTGAAGTTTCAAAGCAGTATGGCTCGCCTGTTTTTGTTACCAGCAAAGCCAGCATTTTATCTCAATATCACGCATTTGAGGAAGCGTTTCAGTCGCTGAATCACTTGACATGCTACTCCGTCAAAGCCAATTACAACTTGGAAGTTATTAAAGTTTTAGTTGACGCTGGCTGTGGTTTCGACGTCAATTCGGGCGGCGAACTTTTCCGTGCCCTAAAAGCCGGCGCTGAACCAAGCAAAATCATTATGGCTGGCGTTGGCAAAACGGCAGAAGAGATTGAATATGCGCTTTCGACCGGCATTATGATGATTAAAGCCGAGTCTCAATCGGAGCTGATTTTAATCAACGAAATTGCCAAGAAAAACAATCTGGTGGCTCCAGTTGGCATTCGTGTCAATCCAAATGTCTTGGCCGAAACTCATCCGTACATTACGACGGGCGATAGTGAAGAAAAATTTGGCATCGATGAAACGCTTGCTGAAGAAACCTTTTCTTTGATTAAGCGCCTTGAAAATTTGAATTTGATTGGATTGGACATGCACATTGGCTCGCAAATTTTTGACACACTGCCTTACTACGAAGCTACTCTAAAGCTTTTGGGCGTCAAAAATATCGCTGAGTCGATGGGATTCGAAATCGAGCATATCGACATTGGCGGTGGATTTCCAGTAACTTACAACGCCGAAAAACCAGCGACACCAATTGCTGAGTTTGCTAAAAAGCTGGTGCCAATTTTAAGCAATCTAAACGCAAAGGTCATTTTTGAGCCTGGTCGCTACATGGTTGCGAACGCGTCGGTGCTCTTAACAAAAGTGCTGTATCGCAAGCAGAATTACAAAGACAAGATATTTTTGATTGTTGATTCAGCGATGACTGAGTTGCTTCGTCCGTCGCTTTATAAATCGCACCACGATGTGTTGGCTGTTGCGAAAAAAGACAACGAAATCCTGGCCGATATTGTTGGGCCTGTGTGTGAATCTGGCGATTTTTTTGCCAGAGCCAGGAAAGTCGGTGATGTACAAGAAGGAGAACTGCTCGCGGTGATGTCGAGCGGGGCATATGGCTCGGTTATGGGAAGCAATTACAACGCCAGGCTCAAGCCAGCCGAAGTGCTCGTGAGCGGTGATGCGCATAAATTAATTCGCAAAAGAGAGTCCTATGAGCAGCTCATTCAAAATGAAATGCTATAA